The following DNA comes from Brassica oleracea var. oleracea cultivar TO1000 chromosome C5, BOL, whole genome shotgun sequence.
CCAGAGGAACGCAGAGCATATACTATTAATTTCCTGTATACACATATTTGGCAAACGGAACGCTGCCATCCAGAAATTGATGATGCTATATAAGACGGAACCAATCAACTGCAGACGACCCGCAAAGGTGAGATGCCTTGCAGTCCAGGAAGATACCCGAGCTCTTATTCTAGCTATAAGAGGACTATAGTCTCGCACCGTCATTCTTTTAGTTAATAGAGGTAAGCCGAGATATCTTACCGGAAGAGAGCCTGCTTCAAAAGGGAATTGATCCAGTATAGAAGCACTATCCTCTGCTTTAACTCCAGCCAGATATATAGTAGACTTCTCTAAACTGATATTAAGCCCCGACATTCTCGCAAATTCTTTAAAAACCGCCAAAATGCCTTCAATAGATCTCTTCTTTCCATCTGAGAACACCAATACATCATCCGCAAAGCAAATGTGAGTCAGGTTCAACTCTTTACAATACGGGTGGTAACCTATTTGCTTTTCCTTTGCAGCTTTATCAAGAAGCTTTGACAAAACTTGCATGCTTATCACGAATAGGTATGGAGATAGTGCACAGCCTTGACGCAAACCCCTCTTGCTATTGAAATATCCCGCCAACTCGCCATTAATCTGAATAGAGAAAGATGCCATCTCAATACACCTTTTGATCCAAAGGATAAACTTTTCAGGTAGATTCATAGCTTTTGATCTAAAGAGTTGTTTTATAAAAAAAAATGCTATGTTGGTCGTCACGTTAACAGTAGGTCAACTTGACCTAGTAACACCCATCATTTCAAATTTTTGTTGGTAGAGTTTATTAGTTAATTATGCCAATGGTGCTGGTCTTACAGTGAGAGGAGGAGATATTTGAAATCCACCCTCCATCTTTTCTTTCCCAATAGTCAGGGTAAACAAAAAGGGAAGCAAAGGGACAAGAAAAGAAAGAAAGAAAGAAGGTTTTCTCCACCTTTAAGCATCCCAGCAGCAGCTCAAAGTCCTTTTTTTCAAAAAGAAAATATTATTTAAAATCCTCTGAAAGTTTCAAATCCTACTTTTTCATTTTCGTATTAAAAATGGATTCGTCAAAGAGACTAAATGAATGCTTCTTATCTGATTGATTGAATCTCTCACCGGAGCAAGAAATTGCCCTCTGCACTACATCTTCTCCTGCTGCTCTTCTTCGAGGTGCGTTTGATTTTTCCTCTCTCTTTTGTTTGTGAGTTTGAATTATATGCTTAGAAATCATGGAAACTGTGATAACCTTTTTTTAGCACATAAACAAGAATTTGCTCTATAATGCTAATATGTGCTTTTGGATAGGATAAAATCTGTTGATAACATGATACAGATTCAATGATCCTTATTACAGTTGCAGTTAACCAAGCAAAACCAATATAGTTTTTGTCGGAGAAAGATTAGAAAATCCGATGAGGACAAGCGGTTCTGCTTCATCCAGAAGCCAAGAAGAAACACGGTTTAAAGAGGAGGACGATGCTTCCCCCATGAGAAATCGCCAAGATCAAAACACCAGCACGATTCAATACGCAGATCAACAACAAGCAGAGCTTTTTAGAAAGCTTGACTCCTTAAAAGGCCACGTTCTCCGTGGCCAAGATTCACCAAGAGCCTCACATCATCAGCCACCACCTTATTACAATCCATATCCTCCTTATGGAATGTATCCTTCCCCTAGTAACCCGCCTCATGGTTTCCCAATGCATCAAAGCTTGTATGGTCATTACCCAAATCAGATGCTGCCTCGTCCTCCCTATCCTCCTCAAGGACATTATGTAGACATTGGTCCTGACATACTTGACCCCCACTTACACGACCCTAGATTCCTTCCTGGTACACCGAGTAGGTTCGCTGATGTCCCTGTTTCGCACCATGGTGGTGGTGCTCAAGGCCATCATCACACGAGGTGGCCTAGTGACATTAACTCTGAAATGGGTGGCGGTGCTCAAGGCCATCATCACACGAGGCGGCCTAGTGAAGTTAACTCTGAAACGGGCGGCGGTGCTTATGCTCGTGGGTATGTTCAAACTGCTGCTGATTCGCGTCGTTGCCATCCTCTAGCAGGAGGTGCGCCCTTTGTAGCTTGTCACAATTGCTTTGAGCTTCTCTACTTGCCTAGGAAGAAGCTTCTTCTTTCTCAGGCAAAGCAGCAACAAAAGCTGCAATGTGGTGCTTGCTCCGAGGTCTTCTGTTTCACTATTGTTGATAATAAGCTTGTTTTCTCTTCTTCTTCTTCTTCTGCTCTTCAGGAGACTAACCGAGCTCGTGTAGAGGTTGAAGATAGAAATGCAGTGGTAGATGATTGTCCACTTAAGGATGAGGAACACTCAGATGACGAAGGAGGAAGATCAAGCGTTTCTAGTGAACCACAAAAAGAGGTAGTCAAGTCTGTTCGCCGCAGAGCCAAAGCCGCTAAAGCTCCTCCTCCGGAAAACTCTAATCTTCTAGAGCTCTTTGAGTATTCTAACGTAAACAGAGCTGCACTCACTTATGGAACGTCGCAGCTAGGTTACAATAAGCAAGTATCCTTCACCAAACAAGAATCGTTAGCTTCTGAGACAGATATTTCTTACAATGGGTACTATAATAACACTGAGGACGATTCAAGGATCTCAAACGCCAGTAAAGAAGAGAGCGGACGTAGAAACCGAAACAATAAAACCGTAGCTAATGATGACCAATACGATAGGCAGCTAGAGGTTTGGGTGAATGGGCATCTGATACCTGAAGATCAGGTTATCAGCGCCGAGAAACAAGCTGGACCTGTTCAAGCTGGCAACTACTGGTAACTTTTCTTTCGGTTACACAAATTTTGTTTTTGGTTCAGAGTCGTTAGAGAAGTGATGTCTTTCTGATTAGGTATGACTACCGTGCTGGATTCTGGGGAGTGATGGGACACCCTTGTCTCGGTATCATACCAGTAAGAACTTTTTTTTTCACAAATTTTCCATTTTACTTTCCATTTTCTATGTTTGTATGAAGAAATGGGAAATAATTATTGGTTGGTGCAGCCATTTATCGAAGAGTTTAGTCGTCCAATGGCAGATAACTGCGGTGCGGGGAACACGGGAGTGTTTGTGAACGGAAGAGAGCTTCACGAGAGAGATTTCGAGTTACTTGCTAGTAGAGGTCTTCCTCGAGGCAAGAACCGTTCTTACATCGTTGATATATCGGGAAGAGTTCTTGATGGAGACTCTGGTGAGGAACTTAAGAGTCTCGGCAAATTAGCTCCAACGTAAGCACTACAGAGTCTTTGTAATAGAGTTTTATATTGATGTCAAGTTGATTCTGAGATTTTTATAACTCATTTGTCATTGATATAAATGTTGAAATGTGAATCAGGATTGAGAAGGTTAAGCATGGATTTGGCATGAGAGTTCCAAGATACCTAGCTTCATCAACTTGATTCAGCCTCTTCTTCTTGTTTCAATCTTTCCTTATTAGATTGAAATGTAAATTGTGCTTTATGTAACACAACACATCATTTGGTTGGTTGGTTATATTCTGATTTCTGACCCCACAGCTTGCCTCTGTTCCCTTTGTTCCCTTTTTTTCTTTTCTTGTTTTGGAAGCAAACCAAACCGGTTTGTGATTTTCGGTCTGGGTTAAAGATAACAACTCTGATTTTCTTGTGATCTTCTGGTTTTATGTAAAAATTGATATGTTTTGTTTTTTGTGGATCATTTTTTTATTCTGTATCAATAACTATCAACAAATAAAGTAAATTATCAACTCTGTTTTCTTAGTCATCATCACCATTTTATTATTTATAGATCTGTCGTGATAGGCTGTACCTGTCCTTTGAATCGTATTCAAGAAAGAAGACGCAGTAAAAGCTATTGCGGTAGATAGCTGACGCATGTCCAAATTTAAGAGGCTGGTCCACGATATAAAGATTTAAAACCCAATGGGGTCCAACATCTACGTCTTATTTATTCAGTATGGGCCTCATATTGTATCCCCACACCATGCATAAATTCTAGTTGATCAAAAAATAAATAAAAAAATTAGGACTTTCTACAAAAGACTTAAACATTAAACACGCTTTTTTTACGGCTATTTGATTAAGCAGTGAAACAAGTTTTAAGTTGGAAAACAATAATCAGATCTAAGGCGTCATGTCTTTATCTTTAGCTCTTCTATCAACGGTGGTCTGGTCTCGGTCACTCTCTCTAGATAAGTAAATAGGCAGTGAGCCGCGGGGGAAAACATGTATTCGCAAATGACATTTGTTCTCATGACACAACTTTGTACTTTCAGACAAATGTGTTTCAGTATAACGGTTGTTCATAACACTAATAGATTGCTTAGTCGATACATTTCGTTTCAGGCATACTTTATGCGTTATGAGATGTTGCAAGATTGTTTTCAATTAGTGGAAATCATTAATGGTGGTGGTGGTATCATGTCTCCGTGTATCTCATTGGCTTAATCATGCGTAAAGGAACAAATCATATGATTTGCTTTGCAATTATCTATTTAGTAGTATCTTTACAAAACAATTAAGAAAGTCTAATCATTATATTATCTTTCTTTTCTGGCTCTCTCTCTAGAAAACTTTTTAAATCTCACTAAAGCACGACCGACGCAACAAAAGAAAAACGAGTAATTTAGTTTACAGTATTATTAGAAGGGGGTTACAAAAACAAATACTAATGACTTTGAATTCAAGAAAAAAAAACAAAAAAAAAACACACTGTCAGAATTATTTACCAGGAAGCTCCTAGCTTTCATCAACAACCAAAAACATCCAAGAAAGCTAATTACAAACAATTCAATACCTTCCAAAAGCAACACTGATCTATTCCTTTTCTGTCTGTCTAGTTCTTCACACTTTCGCATGAAGATCGAAGGAAACCCATTTGGTTCCTCTCACCAACGCAATCAGATTTTCCTCAAATTCGTCGCCTTCTTCCTCCTCGTCGGTCTCACTTACCGTCTCATCATCACCGATTCCACCGACTCTCCGATTGCACAAGTAAGAACCTCGCCGGATCCTCCCGGTCTCACTGCCTCAGTTGCTCAAGCTCCAGCCCCCGTTTATTCCCCAGTAAACATCACCACTGCTGCTTCAGAGAACGGTAAGAGTGGATCTTTCTTTGTCAAATTATTCGTGGAATCAACACTAGAGAGTAAGATCCAAGCAACATGAAGAAAATTAGACATTTTTCCCCTTTTTTTTTTTTGCCCTCATCTAATCATATATCAAAAAAAAAAAAACTAAAATCACACTGATGTTTCTGATTGAACCAAACGATTGTAGCTTCCACAAAGTGTGACATCTTTAGCGGGAACTGGGTACCAGACCCGTCTGGTCCTGTCTACACCAACACCTCTTGTCGGCACATCCAAGAACACCAGAACTGCTTGAAAAACGGACGCCCAGATTCGAATTACCTTCTCTGGAGATGGAAGCCTCGCGACTGCGATCTCCCCAGGTTCGATCCAGAGCACTTTCTCGACAGAATGAGGAACAAGTGGTGGGCTTTCATCGGCGATTCAATCTCCCGTAACCACGTCCAATCCCTCCTCTGCATCCTCTCTCAGGTTCCCAAATAAATAAATAAATAAATAAAATTAAACTTTTCATCTCTTAAAAAAAAAAGAGAGATTCTGATGTAAAAGTTTGGGTGCAGGTAGAAGAGGTAGAAGAGATCTACCACGACGAGGAGTACAGATCAAAGATATGGAGATTCCCTTCTCACAACTTCACTCTCTCCGTCGTCTGGTCTCCTTTCCTTTTGAAAGCCGACGTCTTCGAGAACTCCCAAGGCGTTTCCTTCTCCGACATTCAGCTCCATCTCGACACCCTCGACCCCAAGTGGACCCATCAGTACGTCAACTTCGACTACGTTGTCATCTCCGGTGGCAAATGGTTCCTCAAAACATCCATCTTCCACGAGAACCACACCGTTACCGGGTGCCATTACTGCCAAGGCAAGAACAACCTCACCGAGCTCGGTTACGAATACTCCTACCGTAAAGCTCTTCGCTTGGTTCTCGACTTCGTCGCTGATCCTAACCGTAAAGCTCAGGTTCTGCTCAGAACGACAACGCCTGATCATTTCGAGAACGGAGAGTGGAACACTGGCGGGTTCTGTAACAGAACGATGCCGTTTAAGGAAAGCGAAGGAGAGATGAAGAGCGAGGATGAGTTGATGCGTGATATCGAGCTTGAGGAGTTCCGTAAGACGAGAGAAGAAGAAGCCAACATTGCGTTACTCGACACTACTTCAATGTCGCTTCTCCGACCAGATGGACATCCCGGACCGTACCGGTATCCAAATCCGTTCTCTGGGATGAAGATCAAGGATCCGGTTCGTGTTCAGAACGATTGTCTTCACTGGTGCTTGCCCGGTCCGATTGATTCGTGGAATGATCTTATGGTGGAGGTCATGCTTAACCGGGAGATTGAAAACAAGAATTAGCCCCTCTATTTCCTGATGTTGTTTCTTTGTAATTAGTTATTTTGTTCTATAAAAGCCCATTAGTTTGATTTTTGGGCCTTGAATGGAGCCAACTACAAGCCCGTGTCGTTCTCTATGTGGGGAACAAGACGTCGTGTCGATTTACTTTCTCCAATGTCGCTATCTTGCCGCTTTTGGTTCTTTCTTGTGTACAAATCATTAAAGGATGACAATTCTGAGCCAAAAACTATTTGTAGATCGTGTATTATTAGAGCACCATTAACATAAGTGCTTATAGATTGTGTATCTTGCCGCTTTTGGTTCTTTCTTGTGCCATCCCATTATGGATTGTTAGGTTAATGTTGCTCTTAGGATTTGTTTTTGTGCACTACAGATTTCAATATATGTTTCACAAAAGTTTATTTGTTTTAATCAAAATTTTGTTATAAAGTATTTCACTTGAATATACAAAAGACAGTCATTACTCTTTTTTTGAGTCTGCCGTTCACGTATGTATTGATTTTTTTAGTAACCTTTTGTCGTTTATTTTTTGTCACCATTCAGACCCCATGACACCCACTTCACCTAGAGCAGCTCCATCACCGTTTATTCCTAGTTGCTGCATCCCTAACTTTTTACTACATGCCAACTTTGCATGTGTTGGCCTATAGTATTATACAGTGGAACCGCCTACATTTCTAATCCACACAGATTGAGATATAGCAAATAATAGAACATAATAAAATAAAATAATACCATAGATTTATAACCACAAGTACGCAATATATAAAGGAACTGGCTATAGGTTGTTACCATTGAAAAAACATGCACAAATGAGCAAGAAGGCCATATAAATTATTGACTTCATCACATTAAATTCTTCAAGCTTGCATTAATGGCATATGCAAACACTCCGCATATCGCAATCATACCAAGTCCCGGTCTGGGTCACCTCATCCCGCTCCTCGAGTTCGCAAAGAGGCTCGTCGACCACCACCGCTTCACCGTCACATTCATCTTCCCCGGTCAATCATCACCGTCTAGTGCCCAAATAGCCATTCTCAACTCTCTCCCTTCCTCCATAGCCTCCGTGTTCCTCCCTCCCGTAGACCTTTCCGACCTTCCCTCGACGGCGGGAATCGAAACTCGGATCTCACTCACCGTGACTCGTTCTAACCCGGCGCTCCGGGAGCTTTTCGGCTCGTTATCGGCGGAGAAACGTCTCCCGGCGGTCCTCGTCGTCGATCTATTTGGCACGGATGCGTTCGACGTGGCCGTTGAGTTCCACGTGTCACCATACATATTCTACCCATCAAATGCCAACGTCTTGTCGTTTTTGTTTCACTTGCCGAGACTAGACGAAACGCTGTCGTGTGAGTTCAAGGACTTGACGGAACCGATTAGGATTCCCGGTTGTGTTCCGATAACCGGTAAGGATCTCTCGGATCCGTGTCAAGACCAAAGCGATGACGCATACAAATGGCTTCTCCACAACGCCAAGAGGTTCAAAGAGGCTGAGGGGATCCTGCTTAACTCCTTCGTCGACTTGGAGCCAGACGCTATTAAGGCTTTACAAGAACATGCTCCTGATAAACCACCGGTTTACCCGATTGGACCATTGGTCAACAAGGGTTCTTCTTGTTGTGCCAACGATGAGTATGAGTGTTTAAACTGGCTGGACGACCAACCACTCGGTTCGGTTCTATACGTTTCATTTGGAAGTGGCGGAACACTCACGTGTGAGCAGCTTAATGAGCTCGCTTTCGGTCTAGCGGAGAGCGGGAAACGGTTTATTTGGGTCATACGAAGTCCGAGCGGGATAGCTAATTCTTCGTTCTTCAACTCACACAGCCATACCGACCCGTTGACCTTCTTGCCACCAGGGTTCTTGGACCAAACCAAAGGAAAAGGCCTAGTGGTCCCGTCATGGGCACCACAGGTTCAAATCTTGGCCCATCCATCCACCGGGGGATTTCTAACACATTGTGGATGGAACTCGACTCTTGAAAGCATTGTGAATGGTGTACCGCTAATAGCGTGGCCTTTATACGCAGAGCAAAAGACGAATGCATTGCTACTTGTGGAGGATGTTGGGGTGGCTCTAAGAGCGAAAAACAGTGAAGATATGATTGTAAGAAAGGAACAAGTGGTGAGAGTGGTTAACAGGTTGATGGAAGGAGAAGAAGGGAAGGCTATAAGGAATAAAATCAAAGAGTTGAAAGAAGGAGCTGGAAGAGTCTTGAGAGAAGATGGGCTCTCTACGAAGGCACTCACTGAAGTTTCCTTAAAGTGGAAATCTCACCAGCCAGAGGTGGAACAAGACACGACCCACAATATATGTAGTACTTAACTTTCTTTGTTCTCTGATGGACTTGATCCAAGAATAATGCTGATCTACCCAAATAACTAATAAAGCTGCTTCAGTCACGCAACCAAAATTCATATATGATGTAGACTGCCAAGCAATCCTTTTACACCCATCTCAGAACATAAAAGCACAAAATCTAAGATAAAATCACATCTAAAAGCTATGCATGACAAAACACCAATTAAGCATTTCCCTCTGAAACAATTTGATCCTTAACTGTTTCTATCGCTGGGTCGATGATAGCTGCAATGTTATTTCCGAGAGACGACCCACGCAACCTATCAAGAAACGGCTTCAACTTCTCAACAAGATCGCCAAACAAATCATTCCTATGAAGTTTTGCAATTTCCAAAGTCTTCCTCAAGACTCCATTCCCGTATTCGTCCTTCGCCAATCTCACCAACGTATCTTTGTCACACTTAAGAATCTCTATGACGATAAAAAGCAGAGAAAACAACACCGTCTTGTTGTCGCCACCGAGAAGCTTCTCCACAACTTGGCTTCCATGTTTCAGAAACGAAAGCTCAATGTAGTGGTAATGAAGCCCAATCGCGATCAATGTCGTACACTCGTAGTTGAAGAGATTAAGCACGTGTTGTATCACGGTGTTTCCCATATCAATATCTTTGGTTAGGTAGAGAGCGTGGAGTCCTATTTGGCGTAGGATTTTATCATACACTTTCAAATTTCCTCTTTTCTTGAAAACGTACATGGTTCGTAATAGGATGAAACCACCTTGAAAATCGGTTGTAATATCGGTGAACCTTTGCTTGATTGCTGCCCAAACAACTGTGTCGGTTTCTTCAGATTTTCCTAGGATTATGTGAAACATGAGCGTGCCTCGTCTTGTCTTGACGAACTTGACAAA
Coding sequences within:
- the LOC106293357 gene encoding uncharacterized protein LOC106293357 codes for the protein MRTSGSASSRSQEETRFKEEDDASPMRNRQDQNTSTIQYADQQQAELFRKLDSLKGHVLRGQDSPRASHHQPPPYYNPYPPYGMYPSPSNPPHGFPMHQSLYGHYPNQMLPRPPYPPQGHYVDIGPDILDPHLHDPRFLPGTPSRFADVPVSHHGGGAQGHHHTRWPSDINSEMGGGAQGHHHTRRPSEVNSETGGGAYARGYVQTAADSRRCHPLAGGAPFVACHNCFELLYLPRKKLLLSQAKQQQKLQCGACSEVFCFTIVDNKLVFSSSSSSALQETNRARVEVEDRNAVVDDCPLKDEEHSDDEGGRSSVSSEPQKEVVKSVRRRAKAAKAPPPENSNLLELFEYSNVNRAALTYGTSQLGYNKQVSFTKQESLASETDISYNGYYNNTEDDSRISNASKEESGRRNRNNKTVANDDQYDRQLEVWVNGHLIPEDQVISAEKQAGPVQAGNYWYDYRAGFWGVMGHPCLGIIPPFIEEFSRPMADNCGAGNTGVFVNGRELHERDFELLASRGLPRGKNRSYIVDISGRVLDGDSGEELKSLGKLAPTIEKVKHGFGMRVPRYLASST
- the LOC106343220 gene encoding protein trichome birefringence-like 25 is translated as MKIEGNPFGSSHQRNQIFLKFVAFFLLVGLTYRLIITDSTDSPIAQVRTSPDPPGLTASVAQAPAPVYSPVNITTAASENASTKCDIFSGNWVPDPSGPVYTNTSCRHIQEHQNCLKNGRPDSNYLLWRWKPRDCDLPRFDPEHFLDRMRNKWWAFIGDSISRNHVQSLLCILSQVEEVEEIYHDEEYRSKIWRFPSHNFTLSVVWSPFLLKADVFENSQGVSFSDIQLHLDTLDPKWTHQYVNFDYVVISGGKWFLKTSIFHENHTVTGCHYCQGKNNLTELGYEYSYRKALRLVLDFVADPNRKAQVLLRTTTPDHFENGEWNTGGFCNRTMPFKESEGEMKSEDELMRDIELEEFRKTREEEANIALLDTTSMSLLRPDGHPGPYRYPNPFSGMKIKDPVRVQNDCLHWCLPGPIDSWNDLMVEVMLNREIENKN
- the LOC106343816 gene encoding UDP-glycosyltransferase 72B3; its protein translation is MAYANTPHIAIIPSPGLGHLIPLLEFAKRLVDHHRFTVTFIFPGQSSPSSAQIAILNSLPSSIASVFLPPVDLSDLPSTAGIETRISLTVTRSNPALRELFGSLSAEKRLPAVLVVDLFGTDAFDVAVEFHVSPYIFYPSNANVLSFLFHLPRLDETLSCEFKDLTEPIRIPGCVPITGKDLSDPCQDQSDDAYKWLLHNAKRFKEAEGILLNSFVDLEPDAIKALQEHAPDKPPVYPIGPLVNKGSSCCANDEYECLNWLDDQPLGSVLYVSFGSGGTLTCEQLNELAFGLAESGKRFIWVIRSPSGIANSSFFNSHSHTDPLTFLPPGFLDQTKGKGLVVPSWAPQVQILAHPSTGGFLTHCGWNSTLESIVNGVPLIAWPLYAEQKTNALLLVEDVGVALRAKNSEDMIVRKEQVVRVVNRLMEGEEGKAIRNKIKELKEGAGRVLREDGLSTKALTEVSLKWKSHQPEVEQDTTHNICST
- the LOC106343817 gene encoding putative pumilio homolog 22, encoding MNRFRRIFGISDDVNTIFFYPIMMEFTEIMTHESGYDFASHVLSVCNIHHKKLFCSITFRHALVLARDDKGCIILKKVITIADDFYKDEFLDLITDKVYKLSMDDLGISLIEHVLKLDFTRKTTENDMRLHVLMAEFDENLSTSSYDHLHKLVEKLTSDPDLFVKFVKTRRGTLMFHIILGKSEETDTVVWAAIKQRFTDITTDFQGGFILLRTMYVFKKRGNLKVYDKILRQIGLHALYLTKDIDMGNTVIQHVLNLFNYECTTLIAIGLHYHYIELSFLKHGSQVVEKLLGGDNKTVLFSLLFIVIEILKCDKDTLVRLAKDEYGNGVLRKTLEIAKLHRNDLFGDLVEKLKPFLDRLRGSSLGNNIAAIIDPAIETVKDQIVSEGNA